In the Daphnia pulicaria isolate SC F1-1A chromosome 2, SC_F0-13Bv2, whole genome shotgun sequence genome, one interval contains:
- the LOC124327044 gene encoding protein O-mannosyl-transferase 2-like — MTKAEDATSACASRSSEKPKKLQRDAAHDSGKNNAGMWWTLFGLILIATAATRFYKLDQPDHICWDETHFGKFGGYYINRTFFFDVHPPLGKMLIGLFGYLDGYNATFAFEKPGDKYEDYPYMGMRAGCAIMGALLVPLSFLTVWEMTFSLSAATFAGISILLDHGMLTLNRYILLDPPLLFFISASVYATVKFHNQRDRAFSFPWWFWLSATGAMLVGSVAVKFVGVFVVFLVGFRAIADLWEILGDLSRPVSYTVKHFMARALCLIAFPVVLYMGIFYIHLQVLYLSGPGDGYFSSAFQTHLEGNFLHNASTPREVAYGSLLTLKNSVTGGGYLHSHMHLYPAGVGAKQQQVTTYSHKDGNNRWFIKKFNKPTPLWNSSDPIELVRNGDLIRLEHRPTRRNLHSHKEPAPVSRKHYQVTGYGENGTGDANDVWRLVIESGAENEPLETMRHKFKLVHYLQNCVLSTTKKTLPKWGYEQQEVTCNPNLRDGAAVWNVEDNRFPRLPNVSFSAYKLNFLQRFLEAHAVMFSGNAGLKPKDGELTSRPWMWPINLRGQFFSAGEGVKIYLLGNPIIWWSNLVFMGFYLTLFAVKSIRDRRGIISSPQQLALQERALSACGWLYIGWLLHYVPFWGMGRILYFHHYFPALLFSSMMSGVVIDYLVESIPELLPSGIRNSAYHMLVGVIVSALVYSFYLFAPLTYGMSSGPSTEPNSTMHGMRWLETWEF; from the exons ATGACGAAAGCCGAGGATGCTACATCGGCGTGTGCTTCAAGGTCAAGTGAAAAGCCAAAGAAACTGCAGCGGGATGCGGCGCATGACAG TGGGAAAAATAACGCCGGAATGTGGTGGACTTTATTTGGACTGATTTTAATCGCAACGGCTGCAACTCGCTTCTACAAGCTCGATCAACCTGACCATATTTG CTGGGATGAAACtcattttggaaaatttggaGGCTACTACATCAACCGAACTTTCTTTTTCGATGTTCATCCCCCACTTGGCAAG ATGCTTATTGGCCTTTTTGGTTATCTGGACGGGTACAACGCTACTTTTGCCTTTGAGAAACCTGGAGACAAATATGAAGATTATCCTTACATGGGAATGCGAGCG GGTTGTGCCATAATGGGAGCTCTTTTGGTCcctctttcctttttgactgTGTGGGAAATGACTTTTTCCCTTTCAGCTGCTACTTTTGCTGgcatttcaattcttttag aCCATGGTATGCTTACGCTGAATCGATACATTTTATTGGATCCTCCTCTGCTATTCTTCATATCTGCTTCCGTCTACGCCACAGTCAAGTTCCACAATCAACGTGATCG GGCTTTTAGTTTTCCCTGGTGGTTCTGGCTGTCGGCTACAGGGGCCATGTTGGTTGGTTCAGTTGCCGTCAAATTCGTCGGtgtctttgttgtttttcttgtcgGATTCCGAGCCATCGCAGATCTTTGGGAAATTCTTGGCGATCTCTCACGTCCTGTG aGTTACACCGTCAAACATTTTATGGCGAGGGcgttatgtttgattgcgttTCCAGTCGTACTATATATGGGCATTTTCTACATCCATCTACAAGTTTTGTACCTGAGTGGCCCGGGTGATGGATACTTCAGCTCCGCCTTCCAAACACATCTCGAAGGAAATTTTCTGCATAATGCTAGCACACCTCGCG AAGTGGCTTATGGATCTTTGCTGACCTTGAAAAACAGCGTTACTGGTGGTGGATATTTGCATTCACACATGCATCTCTACCCCGCTGGAGTTGGAGCTAAGCAACAGCAAGTCACGACTTATTCTCATAAAGATGGTAATAATCGGTGGTTCATCAAGAAATTCAACAAACCTACGCCGCTTTGGAACAGTTCCGATCCTATTGAACTTGTGCGCAACGGTGACTTGATCCGGCTTGAACATCGTCCAACAAGGCGTAATTTGCATTCCCATAAAGAACCGGCCCCGGTTTCTCGAAAACATTATCAAGTCACAGGATATGGAGAA aatGGAACAGGCGATGCTAATGATGTTTGGCGCTTAGTCATTGAAAGCGGAGCTGAAAATGAACCATTGGAAACTATGCGTCACAAGTTCAAACTTGTTCACTACCTACAGAATTGTGTTCTCTCAACCACTAAAAAGACGCTGCCCAAATG GGGTTATGAACAACAAGAGGTCACTTGCAATCCTAATCTCCGCGATGGGGCTGCCGTTTGGAACGTAGAAGACAATCGTTTTCCCCGCC TGCCCAACGTTTCGTTCAGCGCCTACAAACTTAACTTCCTTCAACGCTTCCTCGAAGCTCATGCTGTCATGTTCAGTGGAAATGCCGGTCTCAAACCCAAAGATGGTGAATTGACCTCAAGACCTTGGATGTGGCCCATCAATCTGAGA GGTCAATTTTTCTCAGCTGGTGAAGGAGTCAAAATTTATCTCTTGGGTAATCCAATCATCTGGTGGAGCAATTTAGTTTTTATGGGCTTTTACTTGACACTTTTTGCCGTCAAGTCTATTCGAGATAGGAGGGGTATCATTTCGTCTCCTCAACAATTGG CGTTGCAGGAAAGAGCTCTGTCTGCGTGCGGATGGCTCTACATTGGATGGTTGTTGCACTATGTCCCATTTTGGGGTATGGGTCGTATTCTTTATTTCCATCATTATTTCCCTGCTTTGCTGTTTTCCAGCATGATGTCAG GAGTCGTTATTGACTATTTGGTAGAATCGATTCCGGAGCTCCTACCATCCGGAATACGAAACAGTGCTTACCACATGCTAGTTGGTGTGATCGTCTCAGCACTTGTCTACAG CTTTTACTTGTTTGCCCCGCTCACCTACGGAATGAGTAGCGGACCTTCAACCGAGCCCAACTCAACAATGCACGGAATGCGTTGGCTTGAAACCTGGGAATTTTAA
- the LOC124327045 gene encoding protein O-mannosyl-transferase 2-like — translation MKEKESPSTLSVDSPPIKCLDKQSTSKPYSRPEFTQQFRENSSGKVWWTIFIVLMVATVAVRFYKLHYPEQVCWDETHFGRHANQYLQRTFFFDVHPPLGKMIIALFGYLDGYDGSFWFEVGKKYGDASYMGMRIGCAIMGALVVPLSFLSMWEMTSSLPASTFTALCLIFDNSLVVLNRFILLDPLMLFFISATVFSMAHFNQQKRSFSFRWWFWLSSTGIFMAGAFSIKFVGLFLVFLVGIRAIYDLWIILGDMSRPVTYTVKHFLARALCLIALPVALYVAIFYVHLKILHLGGEEDEFYSSAFQVSLKGNMFHNSTGPREVAYGAVIRLKNNVLEGQYLHSHRQLYPVGARQQQITTVYIRDPNNRWFIKRHNQSSPLWNATEPIDFVRNGDLVRIEHRTTGRNIHVHRGPAPISNKMYQVTGFGVKGEGNDDDFWRIEIEGAAEGEILEIVRHSFRLVSPNNKCVLTSTTKNLPEWGFGSAEVACNPKIHDDRAYWHIDDNRYPRLPNVSYTIYELSFLQRFIESHQNMFMGNAGFRPRISDFQSRPWMWPINFRGQFFSVEGSVIYLLGNPIIWWGHCLCFFFYFILWVVNAVIEKRSVVLSEKQMMLQRRTLNTCKWLFIGFLCHYAPFWPMARILYFHHYFPALLFSNMISGMMLHYLLETFSDKISRKFYTYFISGLILIYFYSFYLFTPITYGYPNRPSQYNDSQMYGMKWIPSWEF, via the exons atgaaagaaaaagaaagtccaTCAACGCTTTCCGTAGATTCACCCCCCATCAAATGCCTCGACAAGCAATCTACCTCTAAGCCATACTCTCGGCCAGAATTCACTCAACAGTTCAG GGAGAACTCCAGCGGCAAAGTATGGTGGACCATATTTATTGTTTTGATGGTAGCTACGGTAGCTGTCCGGTTTTACAAATTACATTATCCCGAACAAGTTTG CTGGGATGAGACACATTTCGGAAGGCACGCAAACCAATATCTTCAACGAACTTTCTTCTTTGACGTTCATCCTCCTCTGGGCAAA ATGATTATTGCATTATTTGGGTACTTGGATGGATACGACGGTTCCTTTTGGTTTGAG gtCGGGAAAAAATACGGAGACGCCTCTTACATGGGAATGCGTATA ggtTGTGCGATAATGGGAGCTTTAGTAGTTCCTCTTTCCTTCCTGTCAATGTGGGAAATGACTTCATCGTTACCAGCATCCACCTTCACTGCCCTTTGCTTAATTTTTG ACAACTCGTTGGTGGTGTTGAATCGCTTTATACTTCTTGATCCGCTGATGCTGTTCTTCATTTCAGCTACTGTCTTTTCTATGGCTCAtttcaaccaacaaaaaag ATCTTTTAGTTTTCGCTGGTGGTTCTGGTTATCATCAACGGGCATATTTATGGCTGGAGCTTTCAGCATCAAATTTGTTGGATTGTTTCTCGTTTTCTTGGTGGGAATTCGAGCCATCTACGACTTGTGGATTATTCTTGGCGATATGTCGCGGCCAGTG ACTTATACAGTTAAACATTTCCTGGCAAGAGCTCTGTGCCTTATTGCGCTTCCGGTCGCTTTGTACGTGGCCATTTTTTACgttcatttgaaaattcttcatcttggtggagaagaagatgaattttACAGTTCTGCTTTCCAAGTCAGTCTCAAAGGCAATATGTTCCACAACTCTACTGGCCCTAGAG AGGTTGCATATGGAGCTGTTATCAGGCTGAAGAATAACGTTCTCGAGGGTCAATATCTTCATTCACATCGACAGCTATATCCGGTCGGCGCTAGACAGCAGCAAATCACTACGGTCTATATCAGAGATCCAAACAACCGATGGTTCATCAAAAGACACAACCAATCATCTCCGCTTTGGAACGCTACTGAGCCTATCGACTTTGTTCGTAACGGTGATTTGGTTCGGATCGAGCACCGAACAACAGGGCGCAATATTCACGTTCACAGAGGACCAGCACCTATTTCGAATAAAATGTATCAAGTGACTGGTTTTGGAGTG AAAGGTGAAGGTAACGACGATGATTTCTGGCGAATCGAAATCGAAGGTGCTGCAGAAGGCGAAATTCTGGAAATAGTGCGACACAGCTTCCGGTTGGTGAGCCCAAACAACAAGTGCGTCCTTACATCGACGACAAAGAATTTGCCCGAGTGGGGGTTCGGCTCTGCTGAAGTGGCTTGCAATCCAAAAATTCACGACGACCGCGCCTATTGGCACATCGATGATAACCGCTATCCACGTC TTCCAAATGTGAGCTACACTATATACGAGCTCAGTTTCCTCCAGCGATTCATCGAGTCACATCAGAACATGTTTATGGGCAACGCCGGATTCAGACCCAGGATAAGTGATTTCCAGTCTAGACCGTGGATGTGGCCCATCAACTTCAGG GGTCAGTTCTTTTCAGTGGAAGGATCAGTGATCTACCTTCTCGGCAATCCAATTATCTGGTGGGGCCACTGTTTgtgcttcttcttttactttatTCTCTGGGTCGTGAATGCCGTCATCGAGAAGCGCTCCGTTGTTTTGTCTGAAAAGCAAATGA TGTTGCAAAGGAGAACACTGAATACGTGCAAATGGCTATTTATCGGCTTTCTATGTCACTACGCTCCATTTTGGCCAATGGCACGCATCTTATAttttcatcattatttcccAGCTCTCCTCTTCTCCAACATGATTtcag GAATGATGCTGCACTATCTTTTGGAAACTTTTTCGGACAAAATTTCGCGAAAGTTTTATACATACTTTATAAGTGGGCTAATTTTAATATATTTCTACAG cTTCTACTTATTTACTCCAATTACTTATGGATATCCTAACCGGCCATCACAATACAATGACTCGCAAATGTATGGCATGAAATGGATACCTAGTTGGGAATTTTAG